The following coding sequences lie in one Fusarium poae strain DAOMC 252244 chromosome 1, whole genome shotgun sequence genomic window:
- a CDS encoding hypothetical protein (BUSCO:20923at5125), producing the protein MSSLSVDMPFDFTFPSASIERPSHPPAMSSLPFDQAFLDMAYASASASAAGHVSSHSRSSSKASVYSNVSVDSDHDSLCSRLTTPPRASSAVRQHGPLLLPKIRSQDQDIDATPTPTPYGHYRMMTPPAPNPPRHSRSYTNPESLSINFDTPGSIASVHTSFSSQPDESLTASLLASPANFATHISGSSHSRRASSLDATAIDRYGYPTYRQMPTFASDVPQQQSDYSFASYNYSPRAQSPLSLTATPDPAPSTNVLSFLTTTNPAASLVRHISFPVRDAATKHFWWDVRNIRSWSSFNASAVLSLPGASTLLTNPVPAPLLPQPTFTSRHPETEAQLHSIYASYYLPKLNSALTMSSTRPLHLSVPPKTNGMNDLLFVANAAGESATAAAMFGGKPTARVVGLVRSFDRFNTGMRVEGNIKRVEYLRGLSAIHHAMREHGCRYGFILTEIELVLVRNGTANTPFFGDLEVTSVQLAASAPEGDASYLPQETPLTACLALWGLCQLASDDTPAKHAHWRAEIGAPAEGTRRKAQPRDSWMPQPQLAEKREAKRSRGWVWPEDAIGRKELGKRGVRYGGV; encoded by the exons ATGTCTTC TCTATCAGTCGACATGCCTTTCGACTTCACGTTCCCCTCAGCCTCCATTGAGCGCCCAAGTCACCCTCCTGCCATGTCATCACTGCCCTTTGACCAAGCTTTCCTCGATATGGCATATGCTTCAGCCTCTGCCTCTGCTGCTGGACATGTCTCCAGCCACTCTCGCTCTTCGTCAAAGGCCTCGGTCTACTCGAATGTTTCTGTCGACTCAGACCATGACTCTCTCTGCTCTCGTCTGACAACGCCCCCTCGAGCCTCTTCTGCTGTTCGTCAGCACGGTCCTCTCCTGCTCCCCAAGATCCGCTCTCAGGACCAGGATATCGATGCCACTCCTACTCCTACCCCCTACGGTCACTACCGCATGATGACCCCTCCTGCTCCCAACCCTCCTCGTCACTCACGTAGCTACACAAACCCAGAGTCTCTCAGCATCAACTTTGACACTCCTGGCTCTATCGCCTCTGTCCACACATCTTTCTCCAGTCAGCCTGACGAGTCTCTGACTGCATCTTTACTTGCATCTCCTGCCAATTTTGCCACTCACATCTCTGGCTCCTCCCACTCACGTCGTGCTTCCAGCCTTGATGCCACCGCAATCGACCGCTATGGTTACCCAACCTACCGTCAGATGCCCACGTTCGCCTCTGATGTCCCCCAGCAGCAATCTGACTATAGCTTTGCCTCCTACAACTACAGCCCTAGGGCTCAGTCTCCTTTGAGCCTCACTGCTACTCCGGATCCCGCTCCCAGCACCAACGTTTTGAGCTTTCTCACCACAACCAACCCCGCTGCTTCGCTTGTCCGCCATATCTCGTTCCCCGTGCGAGATGCCGCCACCAAGCACTTCTGGTGGGATGTTCGCAACATTCGCTCTTGGTCCTCCTTCAACGCTTCTGCCGTTCTCTCTCTCCCTGGTGCCTCCACTCTTCTTACTAACCCTGTTCCTGCGCCTCTACTTCCTCAGCCCACCTTTACTTCTCGTCACCCAGAGACCGAGGCTCAACTTCACTCCATCTATGCTTCATACTACCTGCCCAAGCTGAACTCAGCCCTGACCATGTCTTCTACTCGTCCCCTGCACCTTTCGGTGCCTCCCAAGACTAATGGCATGAATGATCTTCTCTTCGTTGCCAACGCCGCTGGGGAATCTGCCACTGCGGCTGCTATGTTTGGTGGTAAGCCCACTGCCCGTGTCGTCGGTCTGGTTCGCAGCTTTGATCGCTTCAACACTGGTATGCGTGTCGAGGGCAATATCAAGCGTGTCGAATACCTCCGCGGCCTATCAGCTATCCATCATGCTATGCGCGAGCATGGGTGCCGCTACGGCTTCATCCTTACAGAGATTGAGCTTGTCCTTGTTCGTAACGGTACTGCCAACACTCCCTTCTTCGGAGATCTTGAAGTTACCTCTGTTCAACTTGCCGCCTCTGCACCCGAAGGTGACGCCTCATATCTGCCTCAGGAAACTCCTCTCACAGCATGCCTCGCTCTCTGGGGCCTATGCCAGCTTGCTTCTGACGATACTCCTGCCAAACATGCCCACTGGCGAGCTGAAATTGGCGCACCGGCCGAAGGAACCCGCCGCAAGGCCCAGCCCCGAGACTCGTGGATGCCTCAGCCCCAGCTGGCTGAGAAGCGCGAGGCCAAGCGAAGCCGTGGATGGGTATGGCCTGAGGATGCCATTGGTCGCAAGGAGCTTGGAAAGAGAGGTGTTCGTTATGGTGGCGTCTAA